Genomic segment of Pseudomonadota bacterium:
GGGGCTCGATGACGCGAACATCTCGCAGAACCCGCGCAAGGTGCGCTCCCAGGGCTGGAGCGCGCCGCCCTCGAGGCGTGAGATGTCGAGGCGCCGGCCGTAGCCGAGGGCGAGATCGAAGATGGAGGCCCGTTCGAGCCTGAGGAAGACGCGGGCACGCGTTCCCTCGCCCAGACCGTGGAGGCGGGCCACCGTGAGGGGATGGAGATCGCCCAGGTACAAGAACATGGCCACCGCGCGCAGGGGGGTCGACGCCGCTGACACGGCCGCGAGGAACCTCCCGCGGATGTCGGCCGCCGCCGCCGCCGTCAGGGGGCGCGTGAGCGGGCGACACCCGTCGATCGGGTCGTCAGCGTACGCGGGCGGTCCCGGATTCTTCGCCAGCCACTGGCGCACGTCGTCCGGGTGGCTGTAGTAGACGAGCTGGAGGTCAGCCGCGCTCACGCCGCTCTCCTCGGGCGGCGGCGACGACCGCCGGCTGAACAGGGAAAGCAGGCGTTGGCCAAGGCCGCTCGGGCGACCGCCCTCGCGATCGGGCGCATCTGACACGTCGAGCGGATGTCGCGCCAGCACCGCGCCATCGTCGGGCGCCTCGATATAGAGCCACCCCTGACCGCTGCGAAGCGCAGGAGGAAGGGCCAGACGAAAGGGCACGGCCTCTCCCCACGCCTCCCCTTCTCCCACCGACAGGGTCTCGAGAGGCACCCGCCCGTCATCGCTGCAGAACGTGAGCGCCAGCGTCGACCCCACGCCGCGCAGCCCACCCACCGTGCCCTCGATGGTCTCGCCCGCACCGACCTCGGCACGGGTCAGGAACAGCTGGGCGGCCACCACCTCGACGGAGTGTGTCGCCTCGGCCCCGCTCGACTGCGTTCGGATCGTCAGATCGTACCGCCCCGGACGCACGCAGGCAGGCACCTGGAACGCCACGGTGCCCGTCGACGTGACCGCCATTGCGTACAGCAGGGGGTCGGGGCCCTGCAAGGTGACGTCGGCGGGCGCCCCGTCAACGGCCACCGTGAGGCGCCCCCCAGCGGTCACCTGGCGAGCGGCTGACAGAGGAGAGAGGACGGTCATCAAACAGGGGTTACACGCGCTGTCGGGGAGTCCTCCGCTCGTCACGCAACGAAGGAATCGCCCCGGATTGGACGAAGCCCGCGGGCCCATGAGGAGCCTCTGATGCAGTACTTTCAACAACCTTCGTATGTCGAGTACCTGCGGGAGCATTGCAGCCCGCAGCTCGAGGAGACCCGCGGCCGCGTGGTGGGCCTGCAGCTGGCCCGACAGGTTCTCGACCGTCTGGGCCCCAAGCCCGGCCAGCGCGTGCTGGAGATCGGGTGCGGGCTGGGACGCATCCTGCACCTGCTCGAGACCGAGTATGGGGTAGAGGTGTTCGGCTGCGACATCTCCGAGAGCGTGGTGGCCGAGGCGCAGCGGCTGCTGCCCCACGCGGCCGGACGCATCACCGTCTCCCCCAGCGACGACGTCGCCCATCGCGGGCAGCACTTCGATCACGTGGTGCTCTGGGGGGTGTTCGAGATGACCACCCAGCGCCAGACCCTGGTCGAGATCTCGCGGCTGCTGCGGGTGGGCGGCCAGGCCCTTCTGTGCAGCGTGAAGCCCGCCCGCTACGCGCCAGACGATGAAGACAGCGAAGCGGCGCGACGGGCC
This window contains:
- a CDS encoding class I SAM-dependent methyltransferase, which codes for MQYFQQPSYVEYLREHCSPQLEETRGRVVGLQLARQVLDRLGPKPGQRVLEIGCGLGRILHLLETEYGVEVFGCDISESVVAEAQRLLPHAAGRITVSPSDDVAHRGQHFDHVVLWGVFEMTTQRQTLVEISRLLRVGGQALLCSVKPARYAPDDEDSEAARRAYIEKRIPIRYTDIEAFERLASFLGFTVRERMVFEYKRDLTSERYTVETAPRTDMAASDVFYVLEKTTRTPLDAQVQISPEDVGTEAGTR